A single Patagioenas fasciata isolate bPatFas1 chromosome 16, bPatFas1.hap1, whole genome shotgun sequence DNA region contains:
- the NKAIN4 gene encoding sodium/potassium-transporting ATPase subunit beta-1-interacting protein 4 isoform X1 produces MGCCTGRCTLIFLCTLQLLAALERQVFDFLGYQWAPILANFLHIIIVILGLFGTIQYRPRYIVVYAIWTAIWVTWNIFIICFYLEVGGLSKDSELLTFNISRHQSWWSENGPGCVRKEASMSGIKGLDSHSYVSVIGCALEYRYIEVMHSSFQILIALVGFVYACYVVSVFTEEEDSFDFIGGFDPFPLYHVNEKPTNLLFKQTYLPA; encoded by the exons CTTGCTGCATTAGAGAGGCAAGTGTTTGATTTCCTGGGCTACCAGTGGGCCCCCATCCTGGCCAACTTCCTCCACATCATCATCGTTATCCTCGGCCTCTTTGGCACTATCCAGTATAGACCTCGCTACATAGTGGTG TATGCCATCTGGACTGCAATTTGGGTCACCTGGAACATCTTCATCATCTGCTTTTACTTAGAAGTGGGAGGGCTCTCAAAG GACAGTGAACTCTTGACATTCAACATTTCCCGGCACCAGTCATGGTGGAGTGAAAATGGTCCTGGCTGCGTAAGGAAGGAGGCGTCAATGTCTGGCATCAAAGGGCTGGACAGCCATTCCTACGTCTCCGTGATCGGCTGTGCCCTGGAGTACCGGTACATCGAGGTCATGCACAGCTCCTTCCAGATCCTGATCGCG CTGGTGGGCTTTGTCTACGCCTGTTATGTTGTCAGTGTTTTTACAGAAGAAGAAGACAGCT ttgatttcATTGGTGGATTTGATCCATTTCCTCTCTACCATGTCAATGAAAAACCCACCAACCTTTTGTTCAAGCAGACATACCT gcCTGCGTAA
- the NKAIN4 gene encoding sodium/potassium-transporting ATPase subunit beta-1-interacting protein 4 isoform X2 has product MGCCTGRCTLIFLCTLQLLAALERQVFDFLGYQWAPILANFLHIIIVILGLFGTIQYRPRYIVVYAIWTAIWVTWNIFIICFYLEVGGLSKDSELLTFNISRHQSWWSENGPGCVRKEASMSGIKGLDSHSYVSVIGCALEYRYIEVMHSSFQILIALVGFVYACYVVSVFTEEEDSFDFIGGFDPFPLYHVNEKPTNLLFKQTYL; this is encoded by the exons CTTGCTGCATTAGAGAGGCAAGTGTTTGATTTCCTGGGCTACCAGTGGGCCCCCATCCTGGCCAACTTCCTCCACATCATCATCGTTATCCTCGGCCTCTTTGGCACTATCCAGTATAGACCTCGCTACATAGTGGTG TATGCCATCTGGACTGCAATTTGGGTCACCTGGAACATCTTCATCATCTGCTTTTACTTAGAAGTGGGAGGGCTCTCAAAG GACAGTGAACTCTTGACATTCAACATTTCCCGGCACCAGTCATGGTGGAGTGAAAATGGTCCTGGCTGCGTAAGGAAGGAGGCGTCAATGTCTGGCATCAAAGGGCTGGACAGCCATTCCTACGTCTCCGTGATCGGCTGTGCCCTGGAGTACCGGTACATCGAGGTCATGCACAGCTCCTTCCAGATCCTGATCGCG CTGGTGGGCTTTGTCTACGCCTGTTATGTTGTCAGTGTTTTTACAGAAGAAGAAGACAGCT ttgatttcATTGGTGGATTTGATCCATTTCCTCTCTACCATGTCAATGAAAAACCCACCAACCTTTTGTTCAAGCAGACATACCT gTAG
- the NKAIN4 gene encoding sodium/potassium-transporting ATPase subunit beta-1-interacting protein 4 isoform X3, whose protein sequence is MGCCTGRCTLIFLCTLQLLAALERQVFDFLGYQWAPILANFLHIIIVILGLFGTIQYRPRYIVVYAIWTAIWVTWNIFIICFYLEVGGLSKDSELLTFNISRHQSWWSENGPGCVRKEASMSGIKGLDSHSYVSVIGCALEYRYIEVMHSSFQILIALVGFVYACYVVSVFTEEEDSCLRK, encoded by the exons CTTGCTGCATTAGAGAGGCAAGTGTTTGATTTCCTGGGCTACCAGTGGGCCCCCATCCTGGCCAACTTCCTCCACATCATCATCGTTATCCTCGGCCTCTTTGGCACTATCCAGTATAGACCTCGCTACATAGTGGTG TATGCCATCTGGACTGCAATTTGGGTCACCTGGAACATCTTCATCATCTGCTTTTACTTAGAAGTGGGAGGGCTCTCAAAG GACAGTGAACTCTTGACATTCAACATTTCCCGGCACCAGTCATGGTGGAGTGAAAATGGTCCTGGCTGCGTAAGGAAGGAGGCGTCAATGTCTGGCATCAAAGGGCTGGACAGCCATTCCTACGTCTCCGTGATCGGCTGTGCCCTGGAGTACCGGTACATCGAGGTCATGCACAGCTCCTTCCAGATCCTGATCGCG CTGGTGGGCTTTGTCTACGCCTGTTATGTTGTCAGTGTTTTTACAGAAGAAGAAGACAGCT gcCTGCGTAAATGA